CACATCGGACTCGGACATCACTTCACCGTTCTGCACACGCCGACGGACGGTCCCGCGTCGGCGAACCTCATGGAAACCACGTCCATCTCACCTCCGCGCCAAGGCTTTCGAACAGCCCGCGAGCCAGTTCTTGGCGCCATTCTGACGGCACCCGCAGCGCCTGATCGCCGCTGGTGTCAGCGCCGCGTCAGCATTCGCCCGACGCACGTCAGCGTTGCGTCATGAACCCGCGGATCACCACCCCGGGCGGCATAGCGTCAGCGGTGAGCCCCGTTCTGCCTCCCCGCGTTCGGGGCCGCCAAGCCACTCGACGCGACCCGACCGGGACCCATTCGGGCCCCGGACCCCGGAGGTATCCCATGGCAGACATCCTGTGCGGCGAGGACCCCGAACCTTCTGATCGGTCCCCGGCCGGACCTCTGTTCGTTCCCGTCCGGCCGGGACCCTCGGGGTGCGTCACGCGTGTCTTCTGCACACCTGTTGGCGACCGTACGGCCGTCGGCTTCACCTCCGAGAACCTCCTGATCGCGACGCTCGGCCCCGAGCAGGTGTGGATCAGGCTCGCCGAGCCCGCGCTGCGCGCGCTGACCGAACCGCTCGGCATCGCCACCGTCACAGTGGATCCCCAGTTCACGGCACGGGCCGCCCGGCCGGTGAACCCTGTCGTCCCCGCGCTCGCTCTGCGCGTTGCCTGAGAGGGGGCATGATGACCACCGTTCACGACAGTGCCGTCACCACTCTCGCCGGCGATCTCTCCGTCTGGCCCGCGTCCACCGCCGAGCCCTGCCCGGGTGACCTGGCGGTCGGCGGCGTACCGCTCGCCGAGATCGCCGACCGCTTCGGCACCCCCGTCTACGTCCTCGACGAGGCCGAGGTCCGCGAGCGCTGCCGCACCTACCGGGACGCCTTCCCCGACACCGAGATCCTCTACGCGGCCAAGGCGTTCCTGTGCCGCGCGATGATCCACTGGATGGACGAGGAGGGCCTCGGGCTCGACGTCTGCTTGGCCGGCGAGCTGGAGCTGGCCGTCACCACCGGGTTCCCGGCCGAGCGGATCGTGCTGCACGGCAACGCCAAGTCCCCCCGCGACCTGGAGACCGCCCTCCGTCTCGGTGTGGGCCGCATCGTCATCGACAGCCCCTCGGAGATCGCCCGGCTGGCCGCCGCCGTAGGCCCCCACGGCCACCAGAAGGTCATGGTCCGGGTGGTGCCCGGGATCAGCGCCGGCGGCCACGCGAAGATCCGCACCGGCACCGAGGACCAGAAGTTCGGCCTCAGCATCTCCGACGGATACGCCCAGCACGCGATCGCCCGGATACTGGACCAACCGCAGCTCGAACTCACCGGTCTGCACTGCCACCTGGGTTCGCAGATCACCAGCGTCAAGCCGTATCTGGCCGCAGCGCGGCGCCTGGTGGGCCTGATGGCGCGGCTGCACGAGCAGCACGGCCTGGTCCTGCCCGAGCTGGACCTCGGCGGCGGCCACGGCATCGCCTACCGCCCCGGTGAACAGGCCCTGGACCTGACCACCCTGGCCCGCAAGGTCCGTACCGAGCTGGCGGAGGCGTGTGCGGCGGCCGGGCTGCCCGTTCCTCGTCTGATCATCGAACCGGGGCGGGCCATCGCCGGACCGGCGGGCATCGCCCTGTACCGCGTCCTTGCCGTCAAACACACCGGCAATCGCACGTACATCGCCGTCGACGGCGGCATGAGCGACAACCCGCGCCCGGCCCTCTACGGGGTCCGTTACGCGCCTCGTCTGATCGGCCGCCGCACCACCGCCGAACGTGCCCCCGTCACCGTCGTCGGCCGGCACTGCGAGGCAGGCGACGTGCTCGCCGCCGACATCGAACTCCCCGCGGACGTACGTCCCGGAGATCTGCTGGCCGTCCCCGTCGCCGGCGCTTACCACCTGTCCATGGCCTCCGGATACAACCTGGTCGGCCGCCCGCCCGTCGCCGCCGTAAGCGACGGCCGCGCCCGGCTCCTCGTGCGGCGGGAGTCCCTGGACGACATCCGCAGCCGCGACGTGGGCCTCTAGGCTCGCGTCGCATTCTGTTCCAGTGGGTGCAGGTCGAGCAGGTCGGCGACACGGGCGCACTCCGCCTCGGTGGGCTCGTTGGCGATCGAGCAGGGCGCCGACCGCCTCGACCACCTGGTGGGCAACCTGTTGGCCATCGGTCCGCGCGTATCCGACGCCGGGTCCCGCCTGCTCCGTGCAACCACATCCGAGGCGGGGATGAGCGACCATGAAGGGGAGGGTGCCCGCCATACCGGCCACCCAATGGGGAGTCCGAGACGCCGGGCCTTGCGCACTGGGTCGGCTCGCCCGGTAGGAGGGGCGTATGTCGCGA
The Streptomyces sp. CGMCC 4.7035 DNA segment above includes these coding regions:
- a CDS encoding SAV_915 family protein, which codes for MADILCGEDPEPSDRSPAGPLFVPVRPGPSGCVTRVFCTPVGDRTAVGFTSENLLIATLGPEQVWIRLAEPALRALTEPLGIATVTVDPQFTARAARPVNPVVPALALRVA
- the lysA gene encoding diaminopimelate decarboxylase, encoding MTTVHDSAVTTLAGDLSVWPASTAEPCPGDLAVGGVPLAEIADRFGTPVYVLDEAEVRERCRTYRDAFPDTEILYAAKAFLCRAMIHWMDEEGLGLDVCLAGELELAVTTGFPAERIVLHGNAKSPRDLETALRLGVGRIVIDSPSEIARLAAAVGPHGHQKVMVRVVPGISAGGHAKIRTGTEDQKFGLSISDGYAQHAIARILDQPQLELTGLHCHLGSQITSVKPYLAAARRLVGLMARLHEQHGLVLPELDLGGGHGIAYRPGEQALDLTTLARKVRTELAEACAAAGLPVPRLIIEPGRAIAGPAGIALYRVLAVKHTGNRTYIAVDGGMSDNPRPALYGVRYAPRLIGRRTTAERAPVTVVGRHCEAGDVLAADIELPADVRPGDLLAVPVAGAYHLSMASGYNLVGRPPVAAVSDGRARLLVRRESLDDIRSRDVGL